One region of Pyramidobacter sp. YE332 genomic DNA includes:
- the argH gene encoding argininosuccinate lyase, translating into MNLWGGRFQGAEDELMKAFDNSLPLGKRYWKEDIEGSLAHAAMLGACGIITKEDAEAIRKGLQGIMGDIESGALVIGDEGYEDIHSFVELNLTKRIGEAGKKLHTARSRNDQVAVDSKLFAKNAAARVEEKLDKLCGALKATADANPWLMPGYTHLQRAQAVTFKHTLAAFERMFQRDRKRLRNAVEIMMEDCPLGCGALAGTTHPIDRGMTAAALGFQKPCDNFLDGVSDRDYFCELLGVFAIVLMHLSRLSESIILWCSQEFRFVTLSDAYSTGSSIMPQKKNPDSAELIRGSAGLVYGSLMAMLTEMKGLPLAYNKDMQLDKRAFLPALDDTLMCLEIMSGLVATMTVHPEAMKKALHDGFLNATELADYLVKRGVPFRDAHAVVGAAVLLCEKKGCAIEDLPLEELQKLSPAIGADVYGQLDYENTIKLGVKSQML; encoded by the coding sequence ATGAATTTATGGGGAGGGCGCTTTCAAGGCGCCGAAGACGAGCTGATGAAGGCCTTCGACAATTCGCTGCCGCTGGGCAAGCGTTACTGGAAGGAAGACATCGAAGGCAGCCTCGCGCACGCGGCTATGCTCGGCGCCTGCGGGATCATCACGAAGGAAGACGCCGAGGCGATCCGGAAGGGGCTGCAGGGGATCATGGGCGACATCGAAAGCGGCGCGCTCGTGATCGGCGACGAGGGGTACGAGGACATTCACAGCTTTGTGGAGCTGAATTTGACGAAGCGCATCGGCGAGGCGGGCAAAAAGCTCCACACGGCGCGCAGCCGCAACGACCAGGTGGCCGTGGATTCGAAGCTCTTCGCCAAAAACGCCGCCGCGCGGGTGGAGGAGAAGCTGGACAAACTGTGCGGCGCGCTCAAAGCTACGGCCGACGCCAATCCCTGGCTGATGCCGGGCTACACGCACCTGCAGCGCGCGCAGGCCGTCACCTTCAAACACACGCTGGCGGCCTTCGAGCGCATGTTCCAGCGCGACCGCAAGCGCCTGCGCAACGCCGTGGAGATCATGATGGAAGACTGTCCGCTGGGCTGCGGCGCGCTGGCGGGGACCACGCATCCCATCGACCGCGGCATGACCGCCGCGGCGCTGGGGTTCCAAAAGCCCTGCGACAATTTCCTCGACGGCGTCAGCGACCGCGATTATTTCTGCGAGCTGCTCGGCGTCTTCGCGATCGTCCTCATGCACCTCAGCCGCCTGAGCGAATCGATCATCCTCTGGTGTTCGCAGGAGTTCCGCTTCGTCACGCTCAGCGACGCCTATTCCACGGGCAGCAGCATCATGCCCCAGAAGAAGAACCCCGACAGCGCCGAACTGATCCGCGGCAGCGCGGGGCTGGTCTACGGCTCGCTGATGGCGATGCTGACGGAGATGAAGGGGCTGCCGCTGGCCTACAACAAGGACATGCAGCTCGACAAGCGGGCCTTTCTGCCGGCGCTGGACGACACGCTGATGTGCCTCGAGATCATGAGCGGCCTCGTCGCCACGATGACCGTCCACCCCGAGGCCATGAAAAAAGCGCTTCACGACGGTTTTCTCAACGCCACCGAGCTGGCCGACTACCTCGTCAAACGCGGCGTGCCCTTCCGCGACGCGCATGCCGTCGTCGGCGCGGCGGTGCTGCTGTGCGAGAAAAAAGGCTGCGCGATCGAGGACCTGCCGCTGGAGGAGCTGCAAAAACTCAGCCCCGCGATCGGCGCGGACGTGTACGGCCAGCTGGATTACGAAAACACGATCAAACTGGGCGTCAAGAGTCAAATGCTATGA
- a CDS encoding polysaccharide deacetylase, with product MEDRLHWKNGARCAVMLTFDLDGDTTWKNGNAHYEGGDKFLKARSVGLYGPNRGAHAILDLLKKYGVPGTFFVPGKVAEDNPGLIRRIDAEGHEIGQHGYTHEMFFNYGRERQIEIVEKCQNIFCDLIGKPARGFRTPSGDWSLDTPRLLYERGVDYSSSMRGNDRPYHTAIDGEKTDFIEIPTRWELDDYVATAYNYFPAEPDGQDRISGYDLVYDNFSREFDGYYEYGLCFVSMIHPQVTGTPGRLRILEKLIRHIKERGDVWFARGGEVARWYREHYDREEVLKNA from the coding sequence ATGGAAGACCGGCTGCATTGGAAAAACGGCGCCCGCTGCGCCGTGATGCTGACGTTCGATCTCGACGGGGACACCACGTGGAAGAACGGCAACGCCCACTACGAAGGCGGCGACAAGTTCCTGAAAGCCCGCTCGGTAGGGCTTTACGGCCCCAACCGCGGCGCTCACGCCATCCTCGACCTGCTGAAGAAATACGGCGTCCCCGGCACCTTCTTCGTGCCCGGCAAGGTCGCCGAGGACAACCCCGGGCTGATCCGCCGCATCGACGCCGAAGGGCACGAGATCGGCCAGCACGGCTACACGCACGAAATGTTCTTCAACTACGGCCGCGAGCGGCAGATCGAGATCGTCGAAAAGTGCCAGAACATCTTCTGCGACCTGATCGGCAAGCCCGCCCGCGGCTTTCGCACCCCGTCCGGCGACTGGTCGCTGGACACGCCGCGCCTGCTGTACGAGCGCGGCGTCGACTACAGCAGCTCGATGCGCGGCAACGACCGCCCCTATCACACCGCGATCGACGGCGAAAAGACCGACTTCATCGAGATCCCTACGCGCTGGGAACTGGACGATTACGTGGCCACCGCCTACAATTATTTCCCCGCCGAACCCGACGGGCAGGACCGCATCTCCGGCTACGACCTGGTCTACGACAATTTCTCGCGCGAGTTCGACGGCTATTACGAATACGGCCTGTGCTTCGTCAGCATGATCCATCCGCAGGTCACCGGCACTCCCGGCCGCCTGCGCATCCTCGAAAAGCTGATCCGGCATATCAAGGAGCGAGGCGACGTCTGGTTCGCGCGCGGCGGCGAAGTGGCGCGGTGGTACCGCGAGCATTACGACCGCGAGGAGGTCCTGAAAAATGCCTGA
- a CDS encoding amino acid ABC transporter permease has protein sequence MRKSLFGRKKAPPLLALAAVLALAGLAWAAPAPARRFALHFERIWPYYKVFYRGMINSLEVTFMSVIMGSVCGTVLALLKVSRLGPLSWFATAYTSVFRGTPLMVQLFLVYFATPQLFDYQIPAFNAVVLTFGLNSAAYVSEILRGGIQSIDVGQREAAMALGVPYRAMMFDIVIPQALRTVLPSLVNELIALLKDTSIVATIGMLDMMRAAQTAMNSTYLAFEPFIVVAGMYYVLVMIFTAVASRLERRLHKSDRN, from the coding sequence ATGAGAAAATCGCTTTTCGGCCGCAAAAAAGCGCCGCCGCTGCTGGCCCTCGCGGCCGTGCTGGCTCTGGCGGGGCTGGCCTGGGCCGCGCCGGCCCCGGCGCGGCGGTTTGCGCTGCATTTCGAACGCATCTGGCCCTATTACAAAGTCTTTTACCGCGGCATGATCAATTCGCTCGAGGTGACCTTCATGTCCGTGATCATGGGCTCGGTCTGCGGCACCGTGCTGGCGCTGCTCAAAGTCTCGCGCCTCGGGCCGCTGTCGTGGTTCGCCACGGCCTACACCTCGGTGTTCCGCGGCACGCCGCTGATGGTGCAGTTGTTCCTCGTTTATTTCGCCACGCCGCAGCTCTTCGATTATCAGATCCCGGCCTTCAACGCCGTGGTGCTGACCTTCGGGCTCAACTCCGCCGCCTACGTGTCCGAGATCCTGCGCGGCGGCATCCAGTCCATCGACGTCGGCCAGCGCGAGGCCGCCATGGCCCTGGGCGTGCCCTACCGCGCCATGATGTTCGACATCGTCATCCCTCAGGCGCTGCGCACCGTGCTGCCGTCGCTGGTCAACGAGCTCATCGCCCTGCTCAAGGACACCTCCATCGTCGCCACCATCGGCATGCTCGACATGATGCGCGCCGCCCAGACCGCCATGAACTCCACCTATCTGGCCTTCGAGCCGTTCATCGTCGTCGCCGGCATGTACTACGTGCTCGTGATGATCTTCACGGCCGTCGCCTCGCGCCTGGAGAGGAGGCTGCACAAAAGTGATCGAAATTAA
- a CDS encoding amino acid ABC transporter ATP-binding protein, producing the protein MIEIKDLKKQFGSLEVLRGVNLKIDDGEVVSVIGPSGSGKSTLLRCINLLETPTSGQVVIDGVDITQRGVDIQKVRENVGMVFQHFNLFQNKNVLQNMIYAPMKVRGLPEAQAVEKAMRLLERVGLADKARAYPSMLSGGQQQRVAIARALAMEPKTLLFDEPTSALDPEMVKEVLDVIRSLVSTGITMAIVTHEMGFAREASDRVCFVDEGVIAEDAAPSEFFSSPKSARARQFLEKVL; encoded by the coding sequence GTGATCGAAATTAAGGATCTGAAAAAACAATTCGGCTCCCTCGAGGTGCTTCGGGGCGTCAACCTGAAGATCGACGACGGCGAAGTGGTGTCCGTCATCGGCCCCTCCGGCTCGGGCAAGTCGACGCTGCTGCGCTGCATCAACCTGCTCGAAACGCCCACGTCGGGACAGGTCGTGATCGACGGGGTGGACATCACCCAAAGAGGCGTGGACATCCAGAAAGTGCGCGAGAACGTGGGCATGGTGTTTCAGCACTTCAACCTGTTCCAGAACAAGAACGTGCTCCAGAACATGATCTACGCGCCCATGAAAGTGCGCGGCCTTCCCGAGGCGCAGGCCGTCGAAAAGGCCATGCGGCTGCTCGAGCGCGTCGGTCTGGCCGACAAGGCCCGCGCCTATCCTTCCATGCTCTCCGGCGGCCAGCAGCAGCGCGTCGCCATCGCCCGCGCCCTGGCCATGGAGCCGAAGACGCTGCTTTTCGACGAGCCCACCTCGGCGCTCGATCCGGAGATGGTCAAGGAAGTGCTCGACGTGATCCGCAGCCTGGTTTCCACGGGCATCACCATGGCGATCGTCACCCACGAGATGGGCTTCGCCCGCGAGGCTTCCGACCGCGTCTGCTTCGTCGACGAGGGCGTGATCGCCGAAGACGCCGCGCCGTCTGAGTTCTTCTCGTCGCCGAAGTCGGCGCGCGCCCGGCAGTTTTTGGAAAAAGTGCTTTAG
- a CDS encoding L-serine ammonia-lyase, iron-sulfur-dependent, subunit alpha, with protein MFTITEFLHQEVKPALGCTEPGAVALAVAKACEQLSGLAERVAVVVSDNIFKNGIAVGVPGTNGARGNEIAAALAVFCGHSAYSLEVLKDATPEDLFHAKEFIAAGRLKLTTNGKGGVYVEAAAYRGDETGVAVIEQTHGNITLVKKNGEVVFQAVPHCDSAVSAAPAKTLSVPDQVKEMDFEELVALAGRLSPEDIDYVWQGIDMNMRISDYGFENDVGLGLGRTVRAAAGANYENDLAAQVKAVSAAASDARMAGVALPVMSSAGSGNHGITAILPVYVVGKAKNKTREQIARAVAYSHLATSFVKSRMGRLSPVCGCAVAAGAGAAAGIVNVMGGTDGQAKKAMELVLGNITGMLCDGAKESCALKVGTGATEAFYAAQIALAGGGMAVSQGVVDVNSFTRTAENAARLNREGMKDVDHTIIDIITHR; from the coding sequence ATGTTTACCATTACCGAATTTCTTCATCAGGAAGTCAAGCCGGCCCTTGGCTGCACGGAGCCGGGGGCTGTGGCTCTGGCCGTCGCCAAAGCGTGCGAGCAGCTGAGCGGTCTGGCCGAGCGCGTGGCAGTGGTCGTCAGCGACAACATTTTCAAGAACGGCATCGCCGTCGGCGTGCCCGGCACCAACGGCGCCCGCGGCAACGAGATCGCCGCGGCGCTGGCCGTGTTCTGCGGCCACAGCGCTTACAGCCTCGAAGTGCTCAAGGACGCCACCCCCGAAGATCTGTTCCACGCCAAGGAGTTCATTGCCGCAGGCCGTCTGAAGCTGACAACCAACGGCAAGGGTGGCGTCTACGTGGAAGCTGCGGCATATCGCGGCGACGAAACCGGCGTCGCCGTGATCGAGCAGACGCACGGCAACATCACGCTGGTGAAGAAAAACGGCGAAGTCGTCTTTCAGGCCGTGCCGCACTGCGATAGCGCCGTATCGGCCGCTCCCGCGAAAACGCTCTCCGTTCCCGACCAGGTGAAAGAGATGGATTTCGAGGAACTCGTCGCGCTCGCCGGCCGGCTCTCTCCCGAAGACATCGACTACGTGTGGCAGGGCATCGACATGAACATGAGGATCTCCGATTACGGCTTCGAGAACGACGTCGGCCTTGGACTGGGGCGGACCGTCAGAGCCGCGGCCGGAGCGAACTACGAAAACGATCTGGCCGCCCAGGTGAAAGCCGTTTCCGCGGCGGCCTCCGACGCGCGCATGGCCGGCGTAGCGCTGCCTGTGATGAGCAGCGCCGGCAGCGGCAATCACGGTATCACCGCCATCCTGCCCGTCTACGTCGTCGGCAAAGCCAAGAATAAGACCCGCGAACAGATCGCCCGCGCCGTGGCGTACAGCCATCTGGCGACGAGTTTTGTCAAGAGCCGCATGGGCCGTCTCAGCCCCGTGTGCGGCTGCGCCGTGGCGGCCGGAGCCGGAGCGGCCGCGGGCATCGTCAACGTCATGGGCGGCACGGACGGCCAGGCCAAGAAAGCCATGGAACTCGTGCTCGGCAACATCACCGGCATGCTCTGCGACGGCGCCAAGGAATCCTGCGCGCTCAAAGTGGGCACCGGCGCGACCGAAGCGTTTTACGCCGCGCAGATCGCCCTGGCTGGCGGCGGCATGGCCGTGTCGCAGGGCGTCGTCGACGTGAACAGTTTCACCCGTACCGCCGAGAACGCGGCCAGACTGAATCGCGAAGGCATGAAGGACGTCGATCATACCATCATCGACATCATCACGCACCGCTGA
- a CDS encoding carboxypeptidase M32 encodes MDFDEALRTARAVNQTAVYYRSLNGLLQYDQWTSLPRRGGAYRQEMSAFFGAQKAKLYASDDARRAAAYLNGVPLAEIESDADRAQARIFRRDYRNSVLIPSDTLREFTLIKANVLNAWKEAREKRDYRIFMPWLKRAFALKAEIARALAPGQPVFDTLVGLTDEDVKTGDISREFARLRAGIIALIERIRSSGKTISRDFINREYDAGALMALGRRLACWNGLDPETVTFNDRAIHGMTNRPGPLDSRISTARLGRIDMIFTLLHEGGHAMYSSRTDPALRGEGLWGGTTGALQEGAARFYENIVGRSREFWQCHYGALQAALPEFKDLPPEDFYAGVNAVSPNLKRTAADEVTYSLHIIVRFELERDYFAGLLTAEDLADAWDDAYERTLGVRPADDLEGILQDIHWAGDYIGYFQSYALGNIYGGQWRAALLKKRPDAFAHLAAGDIGAIDGWMQEHLFRWGCCFTSPELMKRVAGSELDASPYLDYLNEKYSRLYGFKI; translated from the coding sequence ATGGACTTTGACGAAGCATTGCGGACCGCCCGTGCGGTCAATCAAACGGCCGTTTATTACCGTTCGCTGAACGGGCTGCTTCAGTACGACCAATGGACTTCGCTGCCCCGCCGCGGCGGCGCATACCGTCAGGAGATGAGCGCCTTTTTCGGGGCGCAGAAAGCGAAGCTTTACGCCTCCGACGACGCCCGCCGAGCCGCCGCGTACCTTAACGGAGTGCCCCTTGCGGAGATCGAAAGCGACGCCGACCGCGCCCAGGCGCGCATCTTCCGGCGCGACTACCGCAACTCCGTTCTCATTCCCTCCGACACGCTACGCGAGTTCACGCTGATCAAGGCCAACGTGCTGAACGCCTGGAAAGAAGCCCGCGAAAAGCGCGATTATCGGATCTTCATGCCGTGGCTGAAACGGGCCTTCGCGCTGAAAGCCGAGATCGCCCGAGCTCTCGCCCCCGGCCAGCCCGTTTTCGACACGCTCGTGGGGCTGACCGACGAAGACGTCAAAACCGGCGATATCAGCCGCGAGTTCGCGCGGCTACGCGCCGGCATCATCGCCTTGATCGAACGTATCCGCTCTTCCGGCAAAACGATTTCCCGCGATTTCATAAACCGCGAGTACGACGCCGGCGCGCTGATGGCGCTGGGACGCCGCCTGGCCTGCTGGAACGGGCTCGATCCGGAGACGGTAACCTTCAACGACCGCGCCATCCACGGCATGACCAACCGCCCGGGGCCTCTCGATTCGCGCATTTCCACGGCCCGCCTCGGGCGGATCGACATGATCTTCACGCTCCTGCACGAGGGCGGGCACGCCATGTACTCCAGCCGCACCGATCCCGCGCTGCGCGGCGAGGGACTGTGGGGCGGCACGACCGGCGCGCTGCAGGAAGGCGCAGCGCGCTTTTACGAAAACATCGTCGGGCGCAGCCGCGAATTCTGGCAGTGCCATTACGGAGCGCTGCAAGCCGCGCTGCCCGAATTCAAAGATCTGCCGCCGGAAGATTTCTACGCCGGCGTCAACGCCGTTTCGCCCAACCTCAAGCGCACGGCCGCCGACGAAGTGACGTACAGCCTGCACATCATCGTCCGCTTCGAGCTGGAACGCGATTATTTCGCCGGGCTTCTCACAGCGGAAGACCTTGCCGACGCATGGGATGACGCTTACGAACGCACGCTCGGCGTCCGCCCCGCCGACGACCTGGAAGGGATCCTGCAGGATATCCACTGGGCCGGCGACTACATCGGCTACTTCCAGAGCTACGCGCTCGGCAACATCTACGGCGGCCAGTGGCGCGCCGCGCTGCTGAAAAAACGTCCCGACGCCTTTGCGCACCTTGCCGCAGGCGACATCGGCGCCATCGACGGCTGGATGCAGGAACATCTGTTCCGCTGGGGCTGCTGCTTCACTTCGCCCGAACTGATGAAGCGCGTCGCCGGAAGCGAACTCGACGCCAGCCCCTATCTGGATTACCTAAATGAAAAATACTCGCGGCTGTACGGATTCAAAATTTAG
- a CDS encoding transporter substrate-binding domain-containing protein — translation MNFNVKKIAAGVAAVMLCAVSACAAKPLEGQKLKMAVSPTFPPFEFEQLDEQGNARIVGYDIDMVDAIAAELGFTYELVHTNFKGLMGELASHRVDFVVSGMSPTEERKKTVDFSVPYYYCQTSIIQHKGTNIKTVADLKGKKIAASFGTQYADFAEAAGAVVAAMDSSTYSMQELLAGRADGVVQDAASASIRVKQHPELEYFVLPQDELDKVQGGNVSDCFAAVFPKGSELEPLFTEQIEKMQADGTMKAIYEKWIGPWPYDAKPLRGKHYKLAINATFAPFEFAQVNDTGESVITGFDIDVLDAIAAALGFTYEIKDMNFSGLIGELHSGRADFVISGLSDTEERRKSVDFSVPYYFCKTAIISPAAAPVKTMAEMKGKKIATVFGTEYAKVVEASGSVPTLLDNSTMVTQELLNGRVDGAVMDASQAKTKCEQNEGYVYHVIPNEELESAHYVSGAYSIAFQKGSGLIPLFNEQIGKMFASGRMNELIVKWMGEEFVK, via the coding sequence ATGAATTTCAACGTCAAAAAAATTGCCGCCGGCGTTGCGGCGGTCATGCTGTGCGCCGTATCGGCCTGTGCGGCCAAGCCGCTCGAAGGGCAAAAGCTGAAGATGGCCGTCAGCCCCACGTTCCCGCCTTTCGAGTTCGAGCAGCTCGACGAGCAGGGCAATGCCCGCATCGTCGGCTACGACATCGACATGGTGGACGCGATCGCCGCGGAGCTCGGCTTCACCTACGAGCTGGTGCACACCAACTTCAAGGGATTGATGGGGGAGCTGGCCAGTCACCGCGTCGACTTCGTCGTCTCCGGCATGTCGCCCACCGAGGAGCGCAAAAAGACCGTCGATTTCTCCGTGCCCTACTATTATTGCCAGACTTCAATCATCCAGCACAAGGGAACCAACATCAAGACCGTGGCGGACCTGAAGGGCAAAAAGATCGCCGCCTCCTTCGGCACTCAGTACGCCGACTTCGCCGAAGCGGCGGGCGCCGTCGTCGCCGCGATGGACAGCAGCACATACAGCATGCAGGAACTCCTGGCCGGCCGCGCCGACGGCGTGGTACAGGACGCCGCCTCCGCTTCCATCCGCGTCAAGCAGCATCCCGAGCTCGAGTACTTCGTGCTGCCGCAGGACGAACTCGACAAGGTGCAGGGCGGCAACGTCTCCGACTGTTTCGCCGCCGTGTTCCCCAAGGGCTCGGAACTGGAACCGCTGTTCACCGAACAGATCGAAAAGATGCAGGCCGACGGCACCATGAAGGCCATTTACGAGAAGTGGATCGGCCCCTGGCCCTACGACGCCAAGCCGCTCCGGGGCAAGCACTACAAGCTGGCGATCAACGCCACCTTCGCGCCGTTCGAGTTCGCCCAGGTGAACGACACGGGCGAGAGCGTCATCACCGGTTTCGACATCGACGTGCTCGACGCGATCGCCGCGGCGCTCGGCTTCACCTACGAGATCAAGGACATGAACTTCTCCGGCCTGATCGGCGAGCTGCACAGCGGCCGCGCCGACTTCGTCATCTCCGGCCTGTCGGACACGGAGGAGCGCCGCAAGAGCGTCGATTTCTCCGTTCCCTATTATTTCTGCAAGACCGCCATCATCTCGCCGGCCGCCGCGCCGGTGAAGACCATGGCGGAGATGAAGGGCAAAAAGATCGCCACCGTGTTCGGCACCGAGTACGCCAAGGTGGTCGAGGCCTCCGGTTCCGTTCCCACGCTGCTCGACAACAGCACCATGGTCACTCAGGAGCTGCTGAACGGCCGCGTCGACGGCGCCGTCATGGACGCCTCGCAGGCCAAGACCAAGTGCGAGCAGAACGAGGGTTACGTGTACCACGTCATCCCCAACGAAGAGCTCGAAAGCGCCCATTACGTTTCCGGCGCGTATTCCATCGCCTTCCAGAAAGGTTCCGGGCTGATCCCCCTGTTCAACGAACAGATCGGGAAGATGTTCGCCAGCGGCCGGATGAACGAGCTGATCGTCAAATGGATGGGCGAGGAGTTCGTCAAGTAA
- a CDS encoding NAD(P)-dependent oxidoreductase: MNQALAFIGLGIMGKPMGRNLMNAGYELHVYARHPEKARDLINAGARLHNSIADCVRSAAVALTMLGAPADVEQVYFGRGGLMDSARPGTFLIDMTTSSPALAERIFAEGQKRGLRALDAPVTGGAKGAAEGTLSFLVGGAAADFERCRPLFSAMGAKADFMGPAGKGQHAKAANQILVAGTLSGICESFAYARRAGLDLNRLFGLVSSGSAASRQLDTLGPKIISGDDSPTFFVKYLAKDLRIAAEEARSAGLSLDVLEAALRNCLDVTARGMGDLGTQALIHHYEK, from the coding sequence ATGAACCAAGCGCTCGCCTTCATCGGCCTGGGCATCATGGGAAAGCCCATGGGCCGCAATCTCATGAACGCCGGATACGAACTGCACGTTTACGCCCGGCATCCGGAAAAGGCGCGGGATCTGATCAACGCCGGCGCGCGCCTTCACAATTCCATCGCCGACTGCGTCCGCTCCGCCGCGGTCGCGCTCACCATGCTCGGCGCGCCCGCCGACGTGGAACAGGTCTATTTCGGCCGAGGAGGATTGATGGATTCGGCGCGTCCGGGGACGTTCCTGATCGACATGACCACCTCCAGCCCGGCGCTGGCGGAACGGATCTTCGCCGAGGGGCAAAAGCGCGGGCTGCGCGCGCTCGACGCGCCCGTCACGGGCGGCGCGAAGGGAGCGGCGGAAGGGACGCTGTCGTTCCTCGTCGGCGGTGCGGCGGCGGATTTCGAAAGATGCCGGCCTCTTTTTTCGGCTATGGGGGCAAAAGCGGACTTTATGGGGCCGGCGGGGAAAGGCCAGCACGCCAAGGCGGCCAACCAGATCCTCGTGGCCGGAACGCTTTCGGGCATTTGCGAGTCGTTCGCGTACGCCCGCCGGGCCGGCCTTGACCTGAACCGCCTTTTCGGGCTCGTCAGCAGCGGTTCCGCCGCCAGCCGGCAACTGGACACGCTGGGACCGAAGATCATTTCCGGCGACGACTCGCCCACTTTTTTCGTCAAATATCTGGCCAAAGATCTGCGCATCGCCGCTGAGGAAGCCCGAAGCGCCGGACTCTCTCTCGACGTGCTCGAGGCCGCGCTGCGCAATTGTCTCGACGTGACAGCGCGCGGCATGGGCGACCTCGGCACGCAGGCGCTGATCCATCATTACGAAAAGTGA
- a CDS encoding polysaccharide deacetylase — translation MPEIEWKDGARCAAMITVNLDAENFWLAVDPDVSKRPKTLSMGQYGMDRGLPRLLELLDDLDIKATFFVPGSTAAAYAEKVKDVAARGHEIALRGYELLNWGLLPAEQAAADMEKGAAVLKNVVGAQPRGYRAPIAEFTLDTLRAAHANGAVYSSSLSSDDRPFWFDLGNGEKLLEIPVHWALYDLPYFAFNYHPPMPKGQGRIANSAQVFNNFREEFLGCAERGLCYVLQLDPQTACTPGRMPLLRGLLTEIKESGAAWLATGGEMYDYWSAVYPAK, via the coding sequence ATGCCTGAAATCGAGTGGAAGGACGGCGCCCGCTGCGCCGCCATGATCACCGTCAACCTCGACGCCGAAAACTTCTGGCTGGCCGTCGACCCCGACGTCTCGAAACGCCCGAAGACTCTGTCCATGGGGCAGTACGGCATGGACCGCGGCCTGCCGCGCCTGCTGGAGCTTCTTGACGATTTGGATATCAAGGCCACGTTTTTCGTGCCCGGTTCGACCGCCGCGGCCTACGCCGAAAAAGTGAAAGACGTCGCCGCCCGCGGCCACGAGATCGCCCTGCGCGGCTACGAACTGCTCAACTGGGGCCTGCTGCCCGCCGAACAGGCCGCGGCCGACATGGAAAAAGGCGCCGCTGTCCTCAAAAACGTCGTCGGCGCGCAACCCAGAGGCTACCGCGCTCCCATCGCCGAGTTCACCCTCGACACCCTGCGCGCCGCCCATGCCAACGGCGCCGTGTATTCCAGCAGCCTCAGCAGCGACGACCGCCCCTTCTGGTTCGACCTGGGAAACGGCGAAAAACTGCTGGAGATCCCCGTTCACTGGGCGCTTTACGACCTGCCGTACTTCGCCTTCAACTACCACCCGCCCATGCCGAAGGGACAGGGGCGGATCGCCAACTCCGCTCAGGTCTTCAATAACTTCCGCGAGGAGTTCCTCGGCTGCGCCGAGCGCGGCCTCTGTTACGTGCTCCAGCTCGACCCGCAGACCGCCTGCACTCCCGGCCGCATGCCGCTGCTGCGCGGACTGCTGACCGAGATCAAGGAGAGCGGCGCGGCCTGGCTCGCCACCGGCGGCGAGATGTACGATTACTGGTCCGCCGTTTATCCCGCGAAGTAG
- a CDS encoding aspartate/glutamate racemase family protein produces the protein MKICVVNPDSGLDAAGLKLRVELLRAFARPDTEIVMVCPRKNNLCVDSCLDAALDAPEIAEMALRAQAGGADAVCLYCFSDPGFDACRELLRVPVVGGAQAAVLLASQLALSFSVLTTSARRIPQKKAFLRALGADPVRIASVRGVELPPGASRERSEIIEILEAGGRLCVEEDGAGAVILGCLSFAGMGAELTERLGVPVIDPAAALIATAESLVVQGLSHSKRSWPEPPAARRFWGAGTIEN, from the coding sequence ATGAAGATCTGCGTCGTCAATCCCGACAGCGGCCTCGACGCGGCGGGTCTGAAACTGAGGGTCGAGCTGCTGCGCGCCTTTGCGCGCCCCGATACGGAAATCGTCATGGTCTGCCCGCGCAAGAACAATCTCTGCGTCGATTCGTGCCTCGACGCGGCGCTGGACGCGCCGGAGATCGCGGAGATGGCGCTGCGGGCGCAAGCCGGCGGCGCCGACGCGGTGTGCCTGTACTGTTTCAGCGATCCCGGCTTCGACGCCTGCCGGGAACTGCTCCGCGTCCCCGTCGTCGGCGGCGCGCAGGCCGCGGTGCTGCTGGCCAGCCAGCTGGCCCTCAGCTTTTCGGTGCTGACCACGTCGGCGCGGCGGATCCCGCAGAAAAAAGCCTTTCTCCGCGCGCTGGGCGCCGATCCCGTCAGGATCGCGAGCGTGCGCGGCGTCGAACTGCCGCCGGGCGCCTCGCGGGAACGGAGCGAAATCATTGAAATTCTCGAGGCGGGCGGACGGCTGTGCGTCGAAGAAGACGGCGCCGGCGCCGTGATCCTCGGCTGTCTCAGCTTCGCCGGCATGGGCGCGGAGCTGACGGAGCGGCTCGGCGTGCCGGTGATCGACCCCGCCGCCGCGCTGATCGCCACGGCCGAATCTTTGGTCGTTCAGGGACTCAGCCACAGCAAGCGGAGCTGGCCCGAGCCGCCGGCGGCGCGACGCTTCTGGGGCGCGGGGACCATCGAAAACTGA